In Nematostella vectensis chromosome 2, jaNemVect1.1, whole genome shotgun sequence, one genomic interval encodes:
- the LOC5515752 gene encoding mucin-19 isoform X3 yields the protein MTESVFCRSKAFREKEKCAREILRAKNEHELIGDLARLFEEKSFCDVTFVVNDQEFPAHLSILRTRVPRFCQRFVPHLLSPNAVQSCICIQQLNQDEFSAFLRSVYLDNNVSDYNPDEYPWQDKAVWIFPCNKTPGKTDHPLDVTDAIHDSIEESIFINTDINQSSSESDLPDSDEKMKTSSANEHTENDDDVILENGVGHDDSNIQLSENEGKENIGLKACCKLGSDLLSLRDDSLSSDITFVIENSSNIKAHRAILCARSNYFSAMLYGGWSEGQGSKIVLHGVDPLAFKTVLNFLYGGITHIDSMTTSLCDLLQLSDMYCLEGLKNVIQAQLRIEKCHLFHKPCLDCSVGVMETVEIAHIFNFIELKQTCIRWITKYFDRVMGLKSFAAINKQLQDEILAELQGSLTIMICIDHLKKVDRLKFNTPHIKWAEPVHIVLTAFMDSCLTFIAQNFPVISQREEFLDMLQGVGWSAPLLDEIFAALGTKLSIENCCEMYRAANKLRVSLIQDSQPNEQSQKDESECTTFGYVQYADQLYSRCKEFITSNLHRVSRTESWANLSPEMQSELQQSQDNLMFFEVGAIDRSKEALNSSSKPQTTRGLNRTGQPVGPASASRVHDRPGAAVRAPSSTSRAHNQTGATARPSSSTSSTSRAHNQSGATARPSSSTSRAHNQSGATARPSSSTSRAHNQSGATARPSSSTSRAHNQSGATARPSSSTSRAHNQSGATARPSSSTSRAHNQSGSTARPSSSTSRAHNQSGATARPSSSTSSTSRALNHSGATAKPSSFTSRVHNQPGATARPPNSLKASGPSSSSSKAQHNLSGTTAKPPFSTSMARDYSGATSRPPSSTTKARDQSDPSKGCSLGNVSQNTPVTNRDEPQSRRFYDNRTSMLRAAKMNKSKTQPLAIRKDGVLERRFNRSDRRGAKASTRTKESATDSDRRKSSNANKNQDASTDDEPYASGACVEAPVSDACVEAPVSDACVEAPVSDACVEAHVSDASVDAPVSDACVEAPLSDACVDVPVSDASVDAPLSDACVEVPMSDASVDAPLSDASVEAPLSDACVDAPVSDASVDAPVSDASVDAPVSDACVEAPVSDACVEAPVSDACVEAPVSDACVEAHVSDASVDAPVSDACVEAPLSDACVDVPVSDASVDAPLSDACVEVPMSDASVDAALSDASVEAPLSDACVDAPVSDASVDAPVSDASVDAPVSDACVEAPVSDACVEAPVSDACVEAPVSDACVEAPVSDACVEAHVSDASVEAPLSDACVDVPVSDASVDAPLSDACVEVPMSDASVDAPLSDASVGAPLSDACVDAPVSDASVDAPVSDASVDAPVSDACVEAPVSDACVEAPVSDACVDAPVSDACVDAPVSDASVDAPVSDASVDAPLPDACVEAPVSDACVEAPVSDACVEAPVSDACVEAPVSDACVDAPV from the exons ATGACTGAGAGCGTTTTTTGCAGGAGCAAGGCGTTCAGAGAGAAAGAGAAGTGTGCGCGGGAAATTCTGCGAGCGAAGAACGAGCACGAACTGATTGGTGATTTAGCCAG GTTGTTTGAAGAAAAGAGCTTCTGTGATGTAACGTTTGTTGTCAATGATCAAGAATTCCCTGCACATCTTTCAATTCTGCGCACCAGAGTTCCTCGCTTTTGCCAGCGTTTTGTCCCCCACTTGTTATCGCCAAATGCTGTGCAATCCTGCATTTGTATCCAGCAGCTAAATCAAGACGAATTTTCTGCATTTTTAAG GTCAGTGTACCTTGACAACAATGTCAGTGATTACAATCCTGATGAATACCCCTGGCAAGACAAAGCAGTATGGATATTTCCATGCAATAAGACCCCAGGGAAAACTGATCATCCCCTAGACGTTACGGATGCAATACATGACAGCATTGAAGAATCCATATTCATAAACACTGACATAAACCAAAGCAGCAGTGAGAGCGACTTACCAGATTCAGACGAGAAGATGAAGACAAGCTCTGCAAATGAACATacagaaaatgatgatgatgttatcTTAGAAAATGGAGTTGGGCATGATGACAGTAATATACAGCTGAGTGAAAATGAAGGGAAAGAGAACATAGGTTTAAAG GCATGTTGCAAATTGGGCAGTGACTTACTGTCCTTGAGAGATGACAGTTTGTCTTCTGATATAACATTTGTCATAGAAAACAGCAGTAATATCAAAGCCCACAG GGCTATACTCTGTGCACGCTCAAACTATTTTTCAGCTATGTTATATGGTGGTTGGTCTGAGGGACAGGGCTCAAAAATCGTTTTGCATGG GGTTGATCCTTTAGCATTCAAAACAGTTTTAAATTTTCTGTATGGAGGAATAACCCACATAGACTCGATGACAACAAGCTTGTG TGACTTGCTACAGCTTTCAGACATGTACTGTTTGGAGGGATTGAAAAATGTTATTCAGGCACAATTGCGCATTGAAAAATGCCATCTCTTTCACAAG CCTTGTTTGGATTGCAGTGTCGGAGTTATGGAAACAGTGGAGATTGCTCACATTTTCAACTTTATTGAATTAAAACAAACATGTATAAG GTGGATTACTAAGTATTTTGACCGAGTCATGGGATTGAAGAGCTTTGCTGCTATAAACAAACAGCTTCAAGATGAAATACTTGCAGAACTTCAAGGCAGCTTG acCATAATGATTTGTATAGATCACCTAAAGAAAGTAGATCGCTTGAAGTTCAACACTCCTCATATCAAGTGGGCGGAGCCTGTTCACATAGTCCTCACTGCATTTAtggactcctgtctcacatTTATTGCTCAGAACTTTCCTGTCATATCACAAAGGGAGGAATTCCTGGATATGTTGCAG GGTGTTGGTTGGTCGGCTCCACTCCTTGATGAAATCTTTGCTGCTCTGGGCACTAAACTCAGCATTGAAAACTGTTGTGAAATGTATAGAGCTGCAAACAAATTGAGAGTCAGTCTGATACAGGACTCACAGCCCAATGAGCAAAGCCAG AAAGATGAGTCAGAATGCACGACTTTCGGCTATGTGCAATATGCAGACCAGCTGTACAGTAGATGTAAGGAGTTCATAACTTCCAACTTACATCGTGTCTCTCGCACAGAGAGCTGGGCTAATCTTAGTCCTGAGATGCAATCAGAACTGCAACAATCTCAAG ACAATTTGATGTTCTTTGAAGTTGGTGCAATAGATAGAAGTAAAGAGGCGTTGAACAGTTCATCCAAACCCCAAACCACCAGAGGGCTAAACAGGACAGGACAACCAGTTGGCCCAGCTTCCGCCTCAAGGGTGCATGATCGACCTGGAGCTGCTGTTAGGGCACCTAGTTCAACCTCAAGGGCCCATAATCAGACAGGGGCTACAGCTAGGCCATCTAGTTCAACTAGTTCAACCTCAAGGGCCCATAATCAGTCAG GAGCTACAGCTAGGCCATCTAGTTCAACCTCAAGGGCCCATAATCAGTCGGGGGCTACAGCTAGGCCATCTAGTTCAACCTCAAGGGCACATAATCAGTCGGGGGCTACAGCTAGACCATCTAGTTCAACCTCAAGGGCCCATAATCAGTCGGGGGCTACAGCTAGGCCATCTAGTTCAACCTCAAGGGCCCATAATCAGTCAGGAGCTACAGCTAGGCCATCTAGTTCAACCTCAAGGGCCCATAATCAGTCGGGGTCTACAGCTAGGCCATCTAGTTCAACCTCAAGGGCACATAATCAGTCAGGGGCTACAGCTAGGCCATCTAGTTCCACTTCATCTACTTCAAGGGCACTAAATCACTCAGGGGCTACAGCTAAGCCATCTAGTTTCACTTCAAGGGTACATAATCAGCCAGGGGCTACAGCAAGGCCGCCTAATTCCTTAAAAGCTTCTGGCCCTTCAAGTTCATCCTCAAAGGCACAACATAACCTATCTGGGACTACAGCTAAGCCGCCTTTTTCAACCTCAATGGCACGTGATTATTCAGGGGCCACGTCTAGACCACCTAGCTCCACTACCAAGGCACGCGATCAGTCAGACCCATCGAAGGGATGCAGCCTTGGAAATGTCAGCCAGAACACTCCTGTAACAAACCGTGACGAACCACAAAGCCGACGTTTCTATGACAACAGGACCAGTATGCTTAGGGCTGCAAAGATGAATAAATCTAAAACGCAGCCTCTGGCGATAAGAAAGGATGGGGTATTAGAAAGACGTTTTAATAGAAGTGATCGTCGAGGTGCCAAGGCCAGTACTCGGACAAAGGAAAGTGCAACTGATAGCGACCGGAGAAAGTCTAGCAATGCTAACAAAAATCAAGATGCGAGCACTGACGACGAACCGTATGCATCTGGCGCATGCGTAGAGGCTCCTGTGTCAGACGCATGCGTAGAAGCTCCTGTGTCAGACGCATGCGTAGAGGCTCCTGTGTCAGACGCATGCGTAGAAGCTCATGTGTCAGACGCAAGCGTAGATGCTCCTGTGTCAGACGCATGCGTAGAGGCTCCTTTGTCAGACGCATGCGTAGATGTTCCTGTGTCAGACGCAAGCGTAGATGCTCCTTTGTCAGACGCATGCGTAGAGGTTCCTATGTCAGACGCAAGCGTAGATGCTCCTTTGTCAGACGCAAGCGTAGAGGCTCCTTTGTCAGACGCATGCGTAGATGCTCCTGTGTCAGACGCAAGCGTAGATGCTCCTGTGTCAGACGCAAGCGTAGATGCTCCTGTGTCAGACGCATGCGTAGAAGCTCCTGTGTCAGACGCATGCGTAGAAGCTCCTGTGTCAGACGCATGCGTAGAGGCTCCTGTGTCAGACGCATGCGTAGAAGCTCATGTGTCAGACGCAAGCGTAGATGCTCCTGTGTCAGACGCATGCGTAGAGGCTCCTTTGTCAGACGCATGCGTAGATGTTCCTGTGTCAGACGCAAGCGTAGATGCTCCTTTGTCAGACGCATGCGTAGAGGTTCCTATGTCAGACGCAAGCGTAGATGCTGCTTTGTCAGACGCAAGCGTAGAGGCTCCTTTGTCAGACGCATGCGTAGATGCTCCTGTGTCAGACGCAAGCGTAGATGCTCCTGTGTCAGACGCAAGCGTAGATGCTCCTGTGTCAGACGCATGCGTAGAAGCTCCTGTGTCAGACGCATGCGTAGAAGCTCCTGTGTCAGACGCATGCGTAGAAGCTCCTGTGTCAGACGCATGCGTAGAGGCTCCTGTGTCAGACGCATGCGTAGAAGCTCATGTGTCAGACGCAAGCGTAGAGGCTCCTTTGTCAGACGCATGCGTAGATGTTCCTGTGTCAGACGCAAGCGTAGATGCTCCTTTGTCAGACGCATGCGTAGAGGTTCCTATGTCAGACGCAAGCGTAGATGCTCCTTTGTCAGACGCAAGCGTAGGGGCTCCTTTGTCAGACGCATGCGTAGATGCTCCTGTGTCAGACGCAAGCGTAGATGCTCCTGTGTCAGACGCAAGCGTAGATGCTCCTGTGTCAGACGCATGCGTAGAAGCTCCTGTGTCAGACGCATGCGTAGAAGCTCCTGTGTCAGACGCATGCGTAGATGCTCCTGTGTCAGACGCATGCGTAGATGCTCCTGTGTCAGACGCAAGCGTAGATGCTCCTGTGTCAGACGCAAGCGTAGATGCTCCTTTGCCAGACGCATGCGTAGAAGCTCCTGTGTCAGACGCATGCGTAGAAGCTCCTGTGTCAGACGCATGCGTAGAGGCTCCTGTGTCAGACGCATGCGTAGAGGCTCCTGTGTCAGACGCATGCGTAGATGCTCCTGTGTGA
- the LOC5515752 gene encoding mucin-19 isoform X1 yields the protein MTESVFCRSKAFREKEKCAREILRAKNEHELIGDLARLFEEKSFCDVTFVVNDQEFPAHLSILRTRVPRFCQRFVPHLLSPNAVQSCICIQQLNQDEFSAFLRSVYLDNNVSDYNPDEYPWQDKAVWIFPCNKTPGKTDHPLDVTDAIHDSIEESIFINTDINQSSSESDLPDSDEKMKTSSANEHTENDDDVILENGVGHDDSNIQLSENEGKENIGLKACCKLGSDLLSLRDDSLSSDITFVIENSSNIKAHRAILCARSNYFSAMLYGGWSEGQGSKIVLHGVDPLAFKTVLNFLYGGITHIDSMTTSLCDLLQLSDMYCLEGLKNVIQAQLRIEKCHLFHKPCLDCSVGVMETVEIAHIFNFIELKQTCIRWITKYFDRVMGLKSFAAINKQLQDEILAELQGSLTIMICIDHLKKVDRLKFNTPHIKWAEPVHIVLTAFMDSCLTFIAQNFPVISQREEFLDMLQGVGWSAPLLDEIFAALGTKLSIENCCEMYRAANKLRVSLIQDSQPNEQSQKDESECTTFGYVQYADQLYSRCKEFITSNLHRVSRTESWANLSPEMQSELQQSQDNLMFFEVGAIDRSKEALNSSSKPQTTRGLNRTGQPVGPASASRVHDRPGAAVRAPSSTSRAHNQTGATARPSSSTSSTSRAHNQSGATARPSSSTSRAHNQSGATARPSSSTSRAHNQSGATAGPSSSTSRAHNQSGATARPSSSTSRAHNQSGATARPSSSTSRAHNQSGATARPSSSTSRAHNQSGATARPSSSTSRAHNQSGATARPSSSTSRAHNQSGSTARPSSSTSRAHNQSGATARPSSSTSSTSRALNHSGATAKPSSFTSRVHNQPGATARPPNSLKASGPSSSSSKAQHNLSGTTAKPPFSTSMARDYSGATSRPPSSTTKARDQSDPSKGCSLGNVSQNTPVTNRDEPQSRRFYDNRTSMLRAAKMNKSKTQPLAIRKDGVLERRFNRSDRRGAKASTRTKESATDSDRRKSSNANKNQDASTDDEPYASGACVEAPVSDACVEAPVSDACVEAPVSDACVEAHVSDASVDAPVSDACVEAPLSDACVDVPVSDASVDAPLSDACVEVPMSDASVDAPLSDASVEAPLSDACVDAPVSDASVDAPVSDASVDAPVSDACVEAPVSDACVEAPVSDACVEAPVSDACVEAHVSDASVDAPVSDACVEAPLSDACVDVPVSDASVDAPLSDACVEVPMSDASVDAALSDASVEAPLSDACVDAPVSDASVDAPVSDASVDAPVSDACVEAPVSDACVEAPVSDACVEAPVSDACVEAPVSDACVEAHVSDASVEAPLSDACVDVPVSDASVDAPLSDACVEVPMSDASVDAPLSDASVGAPLSDACVDAPVSDASVDAPVSDASVDAPVSDACVEAPVSDACVEAPVSDACVDAPVSDACVDAPVSDASVDAPVSDASVDAPLPDACVEAPVSDACVEAPVSDACVEAPVSDACVEAPVSDACVDAPV from the exons ATGACTGAGAGCGTTTTTTGCAGGAGCAAGGCGTTCAGAGAGAAAGAGAAGTGTGCGCGGGAAATTCTGCGAGCGAAGAACGAGCACGAACTGATTGGTGATTTAGCCAG GTTGTTTGAAGAAAAGAGCTTCTGTGATGTAACGTTTGTTGTCAATGATCAAGAATTCCCTGCACATCTTTCAATTCTGCGCACCAGAGTTCCTCGCTTTTGCCAGCGTTTTGTCCCCCACTTGTTATCGCCAAATGCTGTGCAATCCTGCATTTGTATCCAGCAGCTAAATCAAGACGAATTTTCTGCATTTTTAAG GTCAGTGTACCTTGACAACAATGTCAGTGATTACAATCCTGATGAATACCCCTGGCAAGACAAAGCAGTATGGATATTTCCATGCAATAAGACCCCAGGGAAAACTGATCATCCCCTAGACGTTACGGATGCAATACATGACAGCATTGAAGAATCCATATTCATAAACACTGACATAAACCAAAGCAGCAGTGAGAGCGACTTACCAGATTCAGACGAGAAGATGAAGACAAGCTCTGCAAATGAACATacagaaaatgatgatgatgttatcTTAGAAAATGGAGTTGGGCATGATGACAGTAATATACAGCTGAGTGAAAATGAAGGGAAAGAGAACATAGGTTTAAAG GCATGTTGCAAATTGGGCAGTGACTTACTGTCCTTGAGAGATGACAGTTTGTCTTCTGATATAACATTTGTCATAGAAAACAGCAGTAATATCAAAGCCCACAG GGCTATACTCTGTGCACGCTCAAACTATTTTTCAGCTATGTTATATGGTGGTTGGTCTGAGGGACAGGGCTCAAAAATCGTTTTGCATGG GGTTGATCCTTTAGCATTCAAAACAGTTTTAAATTTTCTGTATGGAGGAATAACCCACATAGACTCGATGACAACAAGCTTGTG TGACTTGCTACAGCTTTCAGACATGTACTGTTTGGAGGGATTGAAAAATGTTATTCAGGCACAATTGCGCATTGAAAAATGCCATCTCTTTCACAAG CCTTGTTTGGATTGCAGTGTCGGAGTTATGGAAACAGTGGAGATTGCTCACATTTTCAACTTTATTGAATTAAAACAAACATGTATAAG GTGGATTACTAAGTATTTTGACCGAGTCATGGGATTGAAGAGCTTTGCTGCTATAAACAAACAGCTTCAAGATGAAATACTTGCAGAACTTCAAGGCAGCTTG acCATAATGATTTGTATAGATCACCTAAAGAAAGTAGATCGCTTGAAGTTCAACACTCCTCATATCAAGTGGGCGGAGCCTGTTCACATAGTCCTCACTGCATTTAtggactcctgtctcacatTTATTGCTCAGAACTTTCCTGTCATATCACAAAGGGAGGAATTCCTGGATATGTTGCAG GGTGTTGGTTGGTCGGCTCCACTCCTTGATGAAATCTTTGCTGCTCTGGGCACTAAACTCAGCATTGAAAACTGTTGTGAAATGTATAGAGCTGCAAACAAATTGAGAGTCAGTCTGATACAGGACTCACAGCCCAATGAGCAAAGCCAG AAAGATGAGTCAGAATGCACGACTTTCGGCTATGTGCAATATGCAGACCAGCTGTACAGTAGATGTAAGGAGTTCATAACTTCCAACTTACATCGTGTCTCTCGCACAGAGAGCTGGGCTAATCTTAGTCCTGAGATGCAATCAGAACTGCAACAATCTCAAG ACAATTTGATGTTCTTTGAAGTTGGTGCAATAGATAGAAGTAAAGAGGCGTTGAACAGTTCATCCAAACCCCAAACCACCAGAGGGCTAAACAGGACAGGACAACCAGTTGGCCCAGCTTCCGCCTCAAGGGTGCATGATCGACCTGGAGCTGCTGTTAGGGCACCTAGTTCAACCTCAAGGGCCCATAATCAGACAGGGGCTACAGCTAGGCCATCTAGTTCAACTAGTTCAACCTCAAGGGCCCATAATCAGTCAGGAGCTACAGCTAGGCCATCTAGTTCAACCTCAAGGGCCCATAATCAGTCGGGGGCTACAGCTAGGCCATCTAGTTCAACCTCAAGGGCCCATAATCAGTCGGGGGCTACAGCTGGGCCATCTAGTTCAACCTCAAGGGCCCATAATCAGTCAGGAGCTACAGCTAGGCCATCTAGTTCAACCTCAAGGGCCCATAATCAGTCGGGGGCTACAGCTAGGCCATCTAGTTCAACCTCAAGGGCACATAATCAGTCGGGGGCTACAGCTAGACCATCTAGTTCAACCTCAAGGGCCCATAATCAGTCGGGGGCTACAGCTAGGCCATCTAGTTCAACCTCAAGGGCCCATAATCAGTCAGGAGCTACAGCTAGGCCATCTAGTTCAACCTCAAGGGCCCATAATCAGTCGGGGTCTACAGCTAGGCCATCTAGTTCAACCTCAAGGGCACATAATCAGTCAGGGGCTACAGCTAGGCCATCTAGTTCCACTTCATCTACTTCAAGGGCACTAAATCACTCAGGGGCTACAGCTAAGCCATCTAGTTTCACTTCAAGGGTACATAATCAGCCAGGGGCTACAGCAAGGCCGCCTAATTCCTTAAAAGCTTCTGGCCCTTCAAGTTCATCCTCAAAGGCACAACATAACCTATCTGGGACTACAGCTAAGCCGCCTTTTTCAACCTCAATGGCACGTGATTATTCAGGGGCCACGTCTAGACCACCTAGCTCCACTACCAAGGCACGCGATCAGTCAGACCCATCGAAGGGATGCAGCCTTGGAAATGTCAGCCAGAACACTCCTGTAACAAACCGTGACGAACCACAAAGCCGACGTTTCTATGACAACAGGACCAGTATGCTTAGGGCTGCAAAGATGAATAAATCTAAAACGCAGCCTCTGGCGATAAGAAAGGATGGGGTATTAGAAAGACGTTTTAATAGAAGTGATCGTCGAGGTGCCAAGGCCAGTACTCGGACAAAGGAAAGTGCAACTGATAGCGACCGGAGAAAGTCTAGCAATGCTAACAAAAATCAAGATGCGAGCACTGACGACGAACCGTATGCATCTGGCGCATGCGTAGAGGCTCCTGTGTCAGACGCATGCGTAGAAGCTCCTGTGTCAGACGCATGCGTAGAGGCTCCTGTGTCAGACGCATGCGTAGAAGCTCATGTGTCAGACGCAAGCGTAGATGCTCCTGTGTCAGACGCATGCGTAGAGGCTCCTTTGTCAGACGCATGCGTAGATGTTCCTGTGTCAGACGCAAGCGTAGATGCTCCTTTGTCAGACGCATGCGTAGAGGTTCCTATGTCAGACGCAAGCGTAGATGCTCCTTTGTCAGACGCAAGCGTAGAGGCTCCTTTGTCAGACGCATGCGTAGATGCTCCTGTGTCAGACGCAAGCGTAGATGCTCCTGTGTCAGACGCAAGCGTAGATGCTCCTGTGTCAGACGCATGCGTAGAAGCTCCTGTGTCAGACGCATGCGTAGAAGCTCCTGTGTCAGACGCATGCGTAGAGGCTCCTGTGTCAGACGCATGCGTAGAAGCTCATGTGTCAGACGCAAGCGTAGATGCTCCTGTGTCAGACGCATGCGTAGAGGCTCCTTTGTCAGACGCATGCGTAGATGTTCCTGTGTCAGACGCAAGCGTAGATGCTCCTTTGTCAGACGCATGCGTAGAGGTTCCTATGTCAGACGCAAGCGTAGATGCTGCTTTGTCAGACGCAAGCGTAGAGGCTCCTTTGTCAGACGCATGCGTAGATGCTCCTGTGTCAGACGCAAGCGTAGATGCTCCTGTGTCAGACGCAAGCGTAGATGCTCCTGTGTCAGACGCATGCGTAGAAGCTCCTGTGTCAGACGCATGCGTAGAAGCTCCTGTGTCAGACGCATGCGTAGAAGCTCCTGTGTCAGACGCATGCGTAGAGGCTCCTGTGTCAGACGCATGCGTAGAAGCTCATGTGTCAGACGCAAGCGTAGAGGCTCCTTTGTCAGACGCATGCGTAGATGTTCCTGTGTCAGACGCAAGCGTAGATGCTCCTTTGTCAGACGCATGCGTAGAGGTTCCTATGTCAGACGCAAGCGTAGATGCTCCTTTGTCAGACGCAAGCGTAGGGGCTCCTTTGTCAGACGCATGCGTAGATGCTCCTGTGTCAGACGCAAGCGTAGATGCTCCTGTGTCAGACGCAAGCGTAGATGCTCCTGTGTCAGACGCATGCGTAGAAGCTCCTGTGTCAGACGCATGCGTAGAAGCTCCTGTGTCAGACGCATGCGTAGATGCTCCTGTGTCAGACGCATGCGTAGATGCTCCTGTGTCAGACGCAAGCGTAGATGCTCCTGTGTCAGACGCAAGCGTAGATGCTCCTTTGCCAGACGCATGCGTAGAAGCTCCTGTGTCAGACGCATGCGTAGAAGCTCCTGTGTCAGACGCATGCGTAGAGGCTCCTGTGTCAGACGCATGCGTAGAGGCTCCTGTGTCAGACGCATGCGTAGATGCTCCTGTGTGA